A single genomic interval of Capricornis sumatraensis isolate serow.1 chromosome 11, serow.2, whole genome shotgun sequence harbors:
- the TCF24 gene encoding transcription factor 24: protein MDRGGPAGSPLISSSELAPPVAAARDLSPGRTGPGPSGPGGGARSGGGRPAAANAARERSRVQTLRHAFLELQRTLPSVPPDTKLSKLDVLLLATTYIAHLTRSLQDDAAPADPGLGALRGDGYLHPVKKWPMRSRLYIGATGQFLKHPVSGEKTNHDNIPTDSQP, encoded by the exons ATGGACCGCGGCGGCCCCGCAGGCAGCCCCCTGATCTCCAGCAGCGAGCTCGCGCCCCCGGTAGCCGCAGCCAGAGACTTGAGCCCCGGACGGACCGGGCCGGGACCCTCGGGCCCAGGCGGCGGCGCGCGCTCGGGAGGCGGGCGGCCGGCGGCCGCGAACGCGGCGCGGGAGCGCAGCCGCGTGCAGACTCTGCGGCACGCCTTCCTGGAGCTGCAGCGCACGCTGCCGTCGGTGCCGCCGGACACAAAGCTGTCCAAGCTGGACGTGTTGCTGCTGGCCACCACCTATATTGCGCACCTCACCCGCAGCCTGCAGGACGACGCGGCGCCGGCGGACCCAGGACTGGGCGCCCTTCGCGGGGATGGTTACCTACACCCGGTCAAG aaatggCCCATGCGATCAAGATTGTACATTGGTGCTACTGGTCAGTTTCTGAAGCATCCTGTCTCTGGAGAAAAAACAAATCATGACAATATTCCAACAGACTCTCAGCCTTAG